One Paramisgurnus dabryanus chromosome 10, PD_genome_1.1, whole genome shotgun sequence genomic region harbors:
- the ash2l gene encoding set1/Ash2 histone methyltransferase complex subunit ASH2 isoform X2, with protein MAAEASGASVSDRDTAEGDASFGDLTTNMETESSNGKDTMDTAGDSSEAADGQMGSGDDENGRQLGDVELQCALCMKWFTADTFSIDTATCLPFMTNYVFHCNVCHHSGNTYFLRKQANLKEMCLTALGNLTWRSRTQDEHPKTMFSKDKDIIPFIDKYWEYMTTRQRPGKLTWPNNIVKTMIKERDVFLVKEHPDPGSKDPEEDYPKFGLLDQDLGNIGPSYDNQKQMTVPGAGGLNGGLPGAASGKGRGAKRKQQQQLDGTSAGTAKRTRSDPLFSAQRLPPHGYPLEHPFNKDGYRYILAEPDPHAPDPEKLELDCWAGKPIPGDLYRACLYERVLLALHDRAPQLKISDDRLTVTGEKGYSMVRASHGVRKGAWYFEVTVDEMPPDTSARLGWSQPLGNLQAPLGYDKFSYSWRSKKGTRFHQSIGKHYSESYGQGDILGFYIALPDDTETAKALPDTYKDKALIKFKSYLYFEEKDYVDKAEKNLKPNSSSRIIFYKNGVNQGVAYENLYEGMYYPAISLYKSCTVSVNFGPHFRYPPKDIKYQPISDMGWGAVIEHTLADMLYHVETDVDGRRSPPWEG; from the exons ATGGCTGCAGAAGCGAGCGGCGCGTCAGTGAGTGACAGAGATACAGCAGAAGG AGATGCTTCATTTGGAGATTTGACTACGAACATGGAGACTGAGTCTTCAAATGGCAAAGACACTATG GATACAGCTGGTGACAGTTCAGAAGCGGCTGATGGACAGATGGGTTCAGGAGACGATGAGAACGGCCGTCAGTTGGGTGATGTGGAGTTGCAGTGCGCTCTCTGTATGAAGTGGTTCACAGCGGACACTTTCAGCATTGACACGGC AACTTGTCTTCCATTCATGACCAATTATGTGTTTCATTGCAACGTGTGTCATCACAGTGGAAACACTTATTTTCTAAGGAAACAAGCAA ATTTAAAGGAGATGTGCCTGACCGCTTTGGGGAATCTTACATGGAGGTCCAGGACTCAGGACGAACATCCCAAAACAATGTTTTCTAAAGACAAG GACATCATTCCCTTCATTGACAAATATTGGGAGTATATGACGACCCGTCAAAGACCCGGCAAACTCACGTGGCCAAATAACATTGTCAAGACCATG ATTAAAGAGCGTGACGTTTTTCTGGTGAAGGAACATCCAGACCCGGGCAGCAAAGACCCTGAGGAGGATTATCCTAAATTTGGTTTGCTTGATCAG GATCTGGGTAATATTGGACCATCATATGACAACCAAAAGCAAATGACAGTCCCAGGAGCTGGAGGTCTGAACG GTGGTCTTCCAGGAGCAGCTTCAGGTAAAGGCAGAGGAGCCAAACGCAAACAACAGCAGCAGCTGGACGGGACGTCTGCAGGAACGGCCAAAAGAACACGCAG TGACCCCCTGTTCTCCGCTCAGCGTTTGCCGCCTCATGGGTACCCACTTGAGCATCCGTTCAACAAAGACGGTTATCGCTACATCTTAGCAGAACCGGACCCTCACGCTCCCGACCCTGAGAAACTGGAGCTGGACTGTTGGGCTGGAAAACCCATTCCTGGAGATCTGTACAGAGCGTGTCTGTATGAAAGAGTACTGCTGGCCCTACATGATAGAG CTCCACAGCTGAAGATCTCAGACGACCGATTGACGGTAACCGGAGAGAAAGGTTATTCTATGGTCCGAGCGTCTCACGGTGTCAGAAAGGGAGCGTGGTATTTTGAGGTCACTGTGGATGAAATGCCTCCTGACACTTCTGCTCGACTGGGCTGGTCTCAACCTTTAG gtAATCTTCAGGCTCCTCTGGGTTATGATAAATTCAGCTACTCGTGGCGCAGTAAGAAAGGAACGCGCTTCCATCAGTCTATAGGGAAACATTACTCTGAGAGCTACGGTCAGGGGGACATCTTGGGCTTTTACATTGCCCTGCCCGACGACACGGAGACCGCAAAGGCTTTGCCAGATACTTACAAGGACAAA GCTTTGATCAAATTCAAAAGCTACCTGTACTTTGAAGAGAAAGATTACGTGGACAAGGCCGAGAAGAATTTAAAACCAAACAGCAGTAGTCGT ATTATATTTTACAAGAATGGAGTGAATCAAGGTGTGGCGTATGAGAATCTGTATGAGGGGATGTATTACCCGGCCATATCCCTCTACAAGAGCTGCACT gtgtCTGTTAATTTTGGACCTCACTTTAGATACCCACCAAAGGACATCAAGTACCAGCCG ATCAGTGATATGGGATGGGGTGCCGTCATTGAACACACACTGGCAGATATGTTGTACCACGTTGAGACTGATGTAGACGGTCGACGCAGTCCCCCTTGGGAGGGTTAA
- the ash2l gene encoding set1/Ash2 histone methyltransferase complex subunit ASH2 isoform X1, which yields MAAEASGASVSDRDTAEGDASFGDLTTNMETESSNGKDTMDTAGDSSEAADGQMGSGDDENGRQLGDVELQCALCMKWFTADTFSIDTATCLPFMTNYVFHCNVCHHSGNTYFLRKQANLKEMCLTALGNLTWRSRTQDEHPKTMFSKDKDIIPFIDKYWEYMTTRQRPGKLTWPNNIVKTMIKERDVFLVKEHPDPGSKDPEEDYPKFGLLDQDLGNIGPSYDNQKQMTVPGAGGLNGGSTFQGGLPGAASGKGRGAKRKQQQQLDGTSAGTAKRTRSDPLFSAQRLPPHGYPLEHPFNKDGYRYILAEPDPHAPDPEKLELDCWAGKPIPGDLYRACLYERVLLALHDRAPQLKISDDRLTVTGEKGYSMVRASHGVRKGAWYFEVTVDEMPPDTSARLGWSQPLGNLQAPLGYDKFSYSWRSKKGTRFHQSIGKHYSESYGQGDILGFYIALPDDTETAKALPDTYKDKALIKFKSYLYFEEKDYVDKAEKNLKPNSSSRIIFYKNGVNQGVAYENLYEGMYYPAISLYKSCTVSVNFGPHFRYPPKDIKYQPISDMGWGAVIEHTLADMLYHVETDVDGRRSPPWEG from the exons ATGGCTGCAGAAGCGAGCGGCGCGTCAGTGAGTGACAGAGATACAGCAGAAGG AGATGCTTCATTTGGAGATTTGACTACGAACATGGAGACTGAGTCTTCAAATGGCAAAGACACTATG GATACAGCTGGTGACAGTTCAGAAGCGGCTGATGGACAGATGGGTTCAGGAGACGATGAGAACGGCCGTCAGTTGGGTGATGTGGAGTTGCAGTGCGCTCTCTGTATGAAGTGGTTCACAGCGGACACTTTCAGCATTGACACGGC AACTTGTCTTCCATTCATGACCAATTATGTGTTTCATTGCAACGTGTGTCATCACAGTGGAAACACTTATTTTCTAAGGAAACAAGCAA ATTTAAAGGAGATGTGCCTGACCGCTTTGGGGAATCTTACATGGAGGTCCAGGACTCAGGACGAACATCCCAAAACAATGTTTTCTAAAGACAAG GACATCATTCCCTTCATTGACAAATATTGGGAGTATATGACGACCCGTCAAAGACCCGGCAAACTCACGTGGCCAAATAACATTGTCAAGACCATG ATTAAAGAGCGTGACGTTTTTCTGGTGAAGGAACATCCAGACCCGGGCAGCAAAGACCCTGAGGAGGATTATCCTAAATTTGGTTTGCTTGATCAG GATCTGGGTAATATTGGACCATCATATGACAACCAAAAGCAAATGACAGTCCCAGGAGCTGGAGGTCTGAACG GTGGATCAACTTTTCAAG GTGGTCTTCCAGGAGCAGCTTCAGGTAAAGGCAGAGGAGCCAAACGCAAACAACAGCAGCAGCTGGACGGGACGTCTGCAGGAACGGCCAAAAGAACACGCAG TGACCCCCTGTTCTCCGCTCAGCGTTTGCCGCCTCATGGGTACCCACTTGAGCATCCGTTCAACAAAGACGGTTATCGCTACATCTTAGCAGAACCGGACCCTCACGCTCCCGACCCTGAGAAACTGGAGCTGGACTGTTGGGCTGGAAAACCCATTCCTGGAGATCTGTACAGAGCGTGTCTGTATGAAAGAGTACTGCTGGCCCTACATGATAGAG CTCCACAGCTGAAGATCTCAGACGACCGATTGACGGTAACCGGAGAGAAAGGTTATTCTATGGTCCGAGCGTCTCACGGTGTCAGAAAGGGAGCGTGGTATTTTGAGGTCACTGTGGATGAAATGCCTCCTGACACTTCTGCTCGACTGGGCTGGTCTCAACCTTTAG gtAATCTTCAGGCTCCTCTGGGTTATGATAAATTCAGCTACTCGTGGCGCAGTAAGAAAGGAACGCGCTTCCATCAGTCTATAGGGAAACATTACTCTGAGAGCTACGGTCAGGGGGACATCTTGGGCTTTTACATTGCCCTGCCCGACGACACGGAGACCGCAAAGGCTTTGCCAGATACTTACAAGGACAAA GCTTTGATCAAATTCAAAAGCTACCTGTACTTTGAAGAGAAAGATTACGTGGACAAGGCCGAGAAGAATTTAAAACCAAACAGCAGTAGTCGT ATTATATTTTACAAGAATGGAGTGAATCAAGGTGTGGCGTATGAGAATCTGTATGAGGGGATGTATTACCCGGCCATATCCCTCTACAAGAGCTGCACT gtgtCTGTTAATTTTGGACCTCACTTTAGATACCCACCAAAGGACATCAAGTACCAGCCG ATCAGTGATATGGGATGGGGTGCCGTCATTGAACACACACTGGCAGATATGTTGTACCACGTTGAGACTGATGTAGACGGTCGACGCAGTCCCCCTTGGGAGGGTTAA
- the pnx gene encoding homeobox protein pnx produces MQEETGNSGTQGKTSFSIADILDPCKFIGKHQQVHNTRENDKMTETTSRKDQKASSIRGGSEVKVKPKRIRTAFTLDQLRILERSFQNSHYLSVFERHGIASALCLSETQVKIWFQNRRTKWKKEREGHGGEEEEEANYCTPPALLYTIPGHHTNPAVHYYTQHHYMNSPYQHHTLMMY; encoded by the exons ATGCAGGAAGAAACTGGGAATTCTGGCACGCAGGGAAAAACTTCCTTCTCTATCGCGGATATACTGGACCCCTGCAAATTCATTGGGAAGCATCAGCAGGTGCACAACACAAGAG aaaacgaCAAGATGACTGAAACCACTTCCAGAAAAGACCAAAAGGCTTCAAGCATCCGTGGCGGATCCGAAGTCAAAGTAAAGCCGAAGCGGATCCGCACCGCGTTCACACTGGATCAGCTTCGCATTCTGGAGCGAAGCTTTCAAAACAGCCACTATCTGTCTGTGTTTGAACGGCACGGCATCGCTTCagctctctgtctgtctgaaaCTCAGGTCAAAATCTGGTTTCAAAACAGACGAACCAAATGGAAGAAGGAGCGAGAAGGTCACggaggagaagaagaagaagaggcaaaCTACTGCACACCTCCAGCTCTTCTGTATACGATTCCTGGACATCACACGAACCCTGCTGTGCATTATTACACACAACATCATTACATGAACTCACCTTACCAACATCACACACTCATGATGTACTGA